A genomic region of Gemmata massiliana contains the following coding sequences:
- a CDS encoding NUDIX hydrolase: protein MCSRGRRRSRAFGMRPSEVFKFCPRCAAPRAPGNVGQSPLQCAVCQFTFYFNPTVAAAAFVSRPDGRALFIRRAHDPAAGKLGIPGGFIDFGETAEEGLRREIREEVGLVVEHVRFLMSFPNLYLYREVTYPVVDLVFTASAVEPDAAAALDGVAGIEWRFPRDVADDELAFDSMRVSIAAVRAGAGA, encoded by the coding sequence ATGTGTTCTCGAGGCAGACGCCGCTCACGAGCTTTCGGCATGCGTCCGAGCGAGGTCTTCAAGTTTTGCCCGCGTTGTGCGGCACCGCGCGCCCCCGGGAACGTTGGGCAATCACCGTTACAGTGTGCGGTGTGCCAATTTACGTTCTATTTTAACCCTACAGTCGCGGCGGCCGCGTTCGTGAGCCGACCCGACGGGCGCGCGCTGTTCATTCGTCGGGCGCACGATCCGGCCGCCGGGAAACTCGGCATCCCCGGCGGGTTCATCGATTTCGGAGAAACGGCCGAAGAAGGATTGCGGCGCGAGATCCGCGAAGAGGTCGGGCTGGTCGTCGAGCACGTGCGGTTCCTGATGTCGTTCCCGAACCTGTATCTGTACCGTGAGGTGACGTACCCGGTAGTCGATCTGGTGTTCACTGCCAGCGCAGTGGAGCCGGACGCCGCTGCCGCACTCGACGGCGTGGCCGGCATCGAATGGCGGTTCCCGCGCGACGTGGCGGACGACGAACTCGCGTTCGACTCGATGCGCGTCTCGATTGCCGCGGTTCGGGCCGGAGCGGGCGCTTGA
- a CDS encoding L-threonylcarbamoyladenylate synthase, protein METVVLKVDPTNPEPDVIRRAADVIRAGGLVAFPTETVYGLGANALSADAVAGIFTAKGRPSTNPLIVHVSGPAEPVPPVPQARRVPDVTEVLNVASAWPETAARLAARFWPGPLTLVVPKRDSVPDIVTACGPTVAVRCPNHPVARALIRAAGTPLAAPSANRSTELSPTRAEHVLKSLNERIDLLLDGGPCSGGLESTVVDVTGEFPRLLRPGLITVSMLEEVCGRVEAGVRSEGVARSPGQMVKHYSPRTPLVLTEDADTEHQRLMELGLRVISLGYDLIYDYKFISDDPGEYAADLYAALHELDNGQYDRIVIEMPPDTPEWAAVRDRLTRAAARE, encoded by the coding sequence TTGGAAACGGTCGTTCTGAAAGTCGATCCCACGAACCCCGAGCCGGACGTGATTCGGCGCGCGGCGGACGTGATTCGCGCCGGTGGGTTGGTCGCATTCCCCACGGAAACGGTTTACGGCCTCGGGGCGAACGCGCTGAGTGCGGACGCGGTCGCGGGCATCTTCACCGCAAAGGGGCGTCCCTCCACGAACCCGCTCATCGTCCACGTGTCCGGGCCAGCGGAACCCGTCCCGCCAGTTCCCCAAGCGCGACGCGTTCCAGACGTGACTGAAGTCTTAAACGTCGCGAGCGCCTGGCCCGAGACCGCGGCGCGGCTCGCGGCGCGGTTCTGGCCGGGGCCACTCACTTTAGTCGTACCGAAGCGTGACAGCGTTCCCGATATTGTAACCGCGTGCGGCCCGACGGTGGCAGTAAGGTGTCCAAACCATCCCGTTGCTCGGGCACTAATTCGCGCCGCGGGCACACCGTTGGCGGCCCCGAGCGCGAACCGCAGCACTGAACTCTCTCCGACACGCGCAGAACACGTCCTCAAGAGCCTCAACGAGCGAATCGACCTTCTGTTGGACGGCGGCCCGTGTTCCGGAGGACTCGAATCAACGGTCGTTGATGTGACGGGCGAATTCCCGCGTTTATTGCGCCCCGGTCTGATTACGGTGTCGATGCTGGAAGAAGTGTGCGGGCGCGTGGAAGCTGGTGTGCGGAGCGAAGGTGTAGCACGCTCGCCCGGTCAGATGGTGAAGCACTACAGCCCGCGAACACCGCTCGTGCTGACCGAGGATGCGGACACGGAGCACCAGCGGTTGATGGAGTTGGGGCTCCGCGTCATCTCGCTCGGCTACGATCTGATATATGACTACAAGTTTATTTCAGACGATCCGGGAGAGTACGCGGCCGACCTGTACGCGGCCCTCCACGAACTCGACAACGGACAGTACGACCGCATCGTGATCGAGATGCCTCCCGACACACCCGAGTGGGCGGCCGTGCGCGATCGGCTCACACGGGCCGCAGCACGAGAATAA
- a CDS encoding RNA polymerase sigma factor — protein sequence MTITDSTDAELLARFRAGDSAALEPLFARYEEPVFRFLFGVLKDHHAAEDALQETFVQALRKADTVAADTFRGWLFTVAYRQAMLLKRKTKRLPTQTDDFALLGLIGDDPADLRAGATDDARQVRALLDQLPETQRAVISARVFDGKTFREVAAALGCPLNTALARMHDGLKKLRQLWEARHA from the coding sequence ATGACGATTACCGACTCAACTGACGCGGAGTTACTCGCCCGATTCCGGGCGGGCGATTCGGCCGCACTGGAGCCGCTATTCGCTCGCTATGAGGAACCGGTGTTCCGGTTCCTGTTCGGGGTGCTCAAGGACCACCACGCGGCTGAAGATGCGCTACAAGAGACCTTCGTGCAGGCGCTGCGCAAGGCCGATACCGTCGCCGCGGACACGTTCCGCGGGTGGCTGTTTACGGTCGCGTACCGTCAGGCGATGCTGCTGAAGCGCAAGACGAAGCGCCTGCCTACTCAAACGGACGATTTCGCCCTGCTGGGCCTGATCGGGGACGACCCGGCGGACCTGCGGGCGGGCGCGACGGACGACGCACGCCAGGTGCGCGCGCTGCTCGACCAGTTGCCCGAAACGCAGCGCGCGGTGATTTCCGCGCGCGTGTTCGACGGCAAAACGTTCCGTGAGGTCGCGGCCGCGCTGGGGTGCCCGCTCAACACCGCGCTGGCCCGAATGCACGACGGCTTGAAAAAACTCCGTCAGTTGTGGGAGGCCCGCCATGCCTGA
- a CDS encoding tetratricopeptide repeat protein yields MSDQPPASAVPTPTAEQKRIAQQSFTKAKELIADGGFDYAIQLLLTCCRLDPGNFFYRKQLRDTQKAKYGNNLRGSRFAFLTTPRWKAKLRVAKRNRDYLKAIEFGEQVLCRNPWDQGAQMDMAEAFDALGLSDLAVFTLDQARQKYPKDATLNRALARQFEKRGDFQKAMVLWQLVRDTNPTDVEAQHKAKDLAASSVIQKGGYEEAAAGTKESPILGRIEARAGEKQDKLTREAEPLLKRIEADPTEPSLYLQLAGVYRKSGQDDRARDVLQRGLGPTGNAFQIRLELMELDLSPMRKNLEIAETRLRKLKEKARTADDTDVPASDEEMTEAELASLRSQLVKEIISREIELFRVKADRSPNELNHRIELGMRLLKADRVDEAIAELQLARRDERLKWRAALLLGMCFKKRNNWRLAQRNFEEGLAGVPDTEEAVKKELLFQLASGAAENGDLPRAIDLGHELANLDFSFKNIGKLLDEWHDRLQSA; encoded by the coding sequence ATGTCCGATCAGCCGCCCGCCAGTGCGGTTCCGACCCCCACTGCCGAGCAGAAACGCATCGCGCAACAGAGCTTCACCAAAGCTAAGGAACTGATTGCCGACGGCGGGTTCGACTACGCCATTCAACTGCTGCTCACGTGCTGTCGGCTCGATCCGGGCAATTTTTTCTACCGTAAGCAGCTCCGCGATACACAGAAGGCCAAGTACGGGAACAACTTGCGCGGCAGTCGGTTCGCGTTCCTCACCACGCCGCGGTGGAAGGCCAAGTTGCGCGTTGCCAAGCGGAACCGCGACTACCTGAAGGCGATCGAGTTCGGCGAACAGGTGCTCTGCCGCAACCCGTGGGACCAGGGCGCCCAGATGGACATGGCCGAAGCGTTCGACGCCCTCGGGCTGTCGGACCTCGCGGTGTTCACGCTCGATCAGGCGCGGCAAAAATATCCCAAAGACGCCACACTGAACCGCGCACTCGCGCGCCAGTTCGAGAAACGCGGCGACTTCCAGAAGGCGATGGTGCTGTGGCAACTCGTTCGCGACACCAATCCGACCGACGTTGAAGCGCAGCACAAGGCGAAAGACCTCGCCGCGAGTTCCGTCATTCAGAAGGGCGGCTACGAAGAGGCCGCGGCGGGAACCAAGGAATCGCCGATCCTCGGCCGGATCGAGGCGCGCGCGGGCGAGAAGCAGGACAAACTCACGCGCGAAGCCGAACCACTGCTCAAGCGCATTGAGGCCGACCCGACCGAACCGTCGCTGTACCTCCAACTGGCCGGCGTGTACCGCAAGAGCGGGCAGGACGACCGCGCACGCGACGTGCTCCAGCGCGGGCTGGGGCCGACCGGTAATGCGTTCCAGATCCGGCTAGAGTTGATGGAACTCGATCTCTCCCCAATGCGGAAGAACCTCGAAATCGCTGAAACTCGGTTGCGCAAGCTCAAAGAGAAGGCACGAACTGCAGACGATACCGACGTACCCGCCAGCGACGAGGAGATGACCGAGGCGGAATTGGCGTCGCTGCGCTCGCAGTTGGTGAAGGAAATCATCTCGCGCGAAATTGAGTTATTCCGCGTCAAAGCGGATCGGTCCCCGAACGAGCTGAATCACCGCATCGAACTCGGTATGCGGTTGCTGAAGGCCGATCGCGTGGACGAAGCCATCGCCGAACTGCAACTCGCCCGGCGCGACGAGCGGCTCAAGTGGCGCGCGGCTCTACTCCTCGGAATGTGCTTTAAGAAGCGGAACAACTGGCGGCTCGCGCAGCGCAACTTCGAGGAAGGGTTGGCTGGGGTGCCGGACACCGAAGAGGCGGTCAAAAAGGAACTACTCTTTCAACTCGCGAGCGGCGCGGCCGAAAACGGCGACCTGCCGCGTGCGATCGACCTCGGCCACGAACTCGCCAATCTCGACTTCTCGTTCAAGAACATCGGCAAGTTGCTCGACGAGTGGCACGATCGGTTGCAGTCGGCTTAA
- a CDS encoding class I SAM-dependent methyltransferase, which translates to MKHINELFATVAHRVKPPVLIALGPPWPVANLVKALGLPETEVTCAQFDLHQTDRVRETLAEIDAKAEVVAVPDLWDLPPKFNTVIFPASAHADRELKLDVVEQGYHVLAPDGLFLTLSEYEKDSQFAKLQKKIFGKCGETPSSENGMAFFSTKTDASDARRRHEVTYHAKIGEREPMEFVSRPGTFSYGRFDSGSRAMLEVAEIKERDGILDLGCGNGAVGCLAGAMTGPKGRVTFIDSSLRAIALAELNAKANNITNTRFVTATRLQGLEERAFDVILANPPYYAKSEITRLFIEGARDLLRPHGRYYIVTKMPTAVVPLIFDTFGDCSVIENRGYSVVISGM; encoded by the coding sequence ATGAAGCACATTAACGAACTATTTGCAACGGTCGCGCACCGCGTTAAACCGCCGGTCCTCATCGCGCTCGGTCCCCCGTGGCCGGTCGCCAATCTCGTGAAGGCGCTCGGGCTGCCCGAAACCGAAGTTACCTGCGCCCAATTCGACTTGCACCAGACGGACCGCGTGCGCGAAACGCTCGCGGAGATCGACGCGAAAGCCGAAGTGGTCGCGGTGCCGGATTTGTGGGATTTGCCCCCGAAGTTCAACACCGTCATCTTCCCCGCCTCCGCGCACGCGGACCGCGAACTGAAACTCGACGTCGTCGAGCAGGGGTACCACGTGCTTGCGCCCGACGGGCTGTTCCTCACGCTCTCCGAGTACGAAAAGGACAGCCAGTTCGCGAAGCTCCAGAAGAAAATCTTCGGCAAGTGTGGCGAGACGCCGTCGAGCGAGAACGGCATGGCGTTCTTCAGCACGAAAACGGATGCCTCGGACGCGCGCCGCCGGCACGAGGTCACGTACCACGCGAAGATCGGCGAGAGGGAGCCGATGGAGTTCGTGTCGCGGCCGGGAACGTTCAGCTACGGGCGGTTCGATTCGGGTTCGCGGGCGATGCTCGAGGTGGCGGAAATCAAGGAACGCGATGGCATTCTCGACCTCGGGTGCGGTAACGGCGCGGTCGGGTGCCTGGCCGGTGCGATGACCGGCCCGAAGGGGCGCGTGACGTTCATCGATAGCAGCCTGCGGGCCATTGCGCTCGCGGAACTGAACGCCAAGGCGAACAACATCACCAACACGCGGTTCGTGACCGCGACGCGGTTGCAGGGGCTGGAAGAACGTGCGTTCGACGTGATTCTGGCGAACCCGCCGTATTACGCGAAGTCGGAAATCACGCGCCTGTTCATCGAAGGCGCCCGCGACCTGTTGCGGCCGCACGGCCGGTACTACATCGTGACGAAGATGCCGACCGCGGTGGTGCCGCTCATCTTCGATACGTTCGGTGACTGTTCGGTGATCGAGAACCGCGGGTACTCTGTGGTCATTTCGGGTATGTGA
- a CDS encoding zinc ribbon domain-containing protein has protein sequence MSIRLSCPSCNTAFTLSAIPDHRRATCPRCGDVFPVRGELVEQTKGTSDETASELPIAPPTLTTERPKGASGFTIGLGVLLVAGVLGGGIWLAFGTKHKEKPPENAPAPIVAAKPPTELAALGYLRADCNIVFAVQPGPLLDFAARTKQEPREVLARAGLPEGVRNTIEQLGVTLPQIDHVAGGLYLGEGEDALRLALVLVLNQPLADETEFLKALKAKPIVGKKSRHDVVVGRFPLLLTRVSPTVWVFGLDDKDFDAVGRGYGPGGKQFRGGAEGQPGVQTVIASVPPDAAIWVAADDERDWTQKPLMKLAGQSPEMKKLLPAMKDGHGGLIAMSFGERPHLRLCVRTASDAVGDRVRAYFAARAAETESATSSGSGTAAQFDALFDASSSGKLLQRFLNGVER, from the coding sequence ATGAGCATCCGGTTGTCGTGCCCGTCGTGCAACACCGCATTCACACTTTCCGCGATCCCGGATCACCGCCGGGCAACGTGCCCGCGCTGCGGGGACGTGTTCCCAGTTCGCGGAGAGCTGGTTGAACAGACGAAGGGCACTTCTGATGAAACAGCAAGCGAACTCCCAATAGCGCCTCCGACGCTGACCACCGAGCGCCCCAAGGGGGCATCGGGGTTCACGATTGGTTTGGGAGTCTTGCTGGTTGCGGGTGTGCTCGGCGGTGGGATCTGGCTTGCGTTCGGCACCAAGCACAAAGAGAAACCACCCGAGAACGCTCCCGCCCCTATCGTGGCTGCTAAACCACCCACTGAACTCGCCGCGCTCGGTTACTTACGCGCGGATTGCAACATCGTGTTCGCGGTGCAACCCGGTCCCCTTCTCGATTTCGCTGCGCGCACGAAACAGGAGCCGCGTGAGGTACTTGCCCGGGCCGGTTTGCCAGAAGGCGTGCGGAACACAATCGAGCAGCTCGGCGTCACGCTCCCTCAAATTGACCATGTCGCTGGTGGGCTGTACTTGGGTGAAGGTGAGGACGCGCTGCGGCTCGCGCTCGTTCTCGTGCTGAATCAACCACTCGCAGACGAAACCGAGTTCCTGAAAGCACTCAAAGCCAAGCCGATCGTGGGTAAGAAGTCGCGCCACGATGTGGTGGTGGGCCGGTTCCCGCTGCTGCTCACGCGCGTCTCGCCGACGGTGTGGGTGTTCGGCCTCGACGATAAGGACTTCGATGCCGTGGGTAGAGGATACGGCCCCGGCGGGAAGCAATTTCGTGGTGGCGCCGAGGGGCAACCGGGTGTGCAGACGGTGATCGCGTCTGTTCCACCGGACGCCGCCATTTGGGTCGCAGCAGACGACGAACGCGATTGGACACAAAAGCCCCTCATGAAGCTGGCGGGTCAGTCACCAGAAATGAAAAAGCTGCTCCCCGCAATGAAGGACGGGCACGGCGGATTAATTGCTATGAGCTTCGGCGAACGCCCGCACCTGCGACTCTGTGTGCGTACCGCCAGCGACGCGGTCGGCGACCGCGTGCGTGCGTACTTCGCTGCTCGCGCTGCCGAAACCGAATCAGCGACATCCAGTGGGAGCGGCACCGCAGCCCAATTCGATGCGCTGTTTGACGCGAGCAGCAGCGGGAAATTGCTTCAGCGATTCTTGAACGGTGTGGAGCGATAA
- a CDS encoding sigma-70 family RNA polymerase sigma factor, with protein sequence MSGSAINNYLRAVGIDPAAAGPSDAELVARFSATRDESAFELLVWRHAPLLQRVCRSVLRDQHAAEDATQATFLALARKAGTFSGRGTVVGWLYRVARRVSVRLAKQRARHPLASTELDRVPAPDGLPAPTDGAGPLCEEVDRLPERYRVPVLLCFFEGLTHTEAARRTGLPVGTIAGRLSRAKALLARRLSRRGGVLAAVALPVVSGTFVGSTAQAAILFATDRAIAPLVSGSVLSLARGATQPVISSLKLTAAAVAVACTVSASVWAFNASAPVSIPNEDTPRAAAPTATEPPAPKSDARVAGAVQRAKSANTLKQILIAIHNYEAAYGALPQDIVDKNGKPLLSWRVAILPFVEHERLYKEFNLDEPWDSAANKKLLAQMPNLFRVDGQAKGEIRTYYRVFSGPGAAFEPGEKIAFAGVTDGLSNTIGVIEAGPPSEWTKPGDIAYDPKKPFPKLEGPFKNVVMAGMMDGSVVPFKPDLDAAEFRKFVERADGQVVNIDKAKTNITALTKEDLNALEKVLKEDVELGTRFSKLLAERTKLLEQIAKRPAPELDLEKFSDEQTALRAHIVRLEEQIEILKKALENK encoded by the coding sequence ATGAGCGGATCTGCGATCAACAACTATCTGCGGGCGGTGGGCATCGATCCGGCCGCGGCCGGACCGAGCGACGCGGAACTCGTTGCCCGGTTCAGCGCGACGCGGGACGAGTCCGCGTTCGAGTTGTTGGTGTGGCGCCACGCACCGTTGTTACAGCGAGTGTGTCGGTCCGTGTTGAGGGACCAGCACGCGGCCGAGGACGCGACCCAGGCGACCTTCCTCGCGCTCGCGCGCAAGGCGGGCACGTTTAGCGGGCGCGGGACCGTAGTCGGGTGGCTGTACCGCGTTGCCAGGCGGGTGTCGGTTCGGCTCGCGAAACAGCGCGCCCGGCACCCGCTAGCGAGCACGGAACTCGATCGCGTGCCCGCACCCGACGGTCTTCCCGCGCCCACAGACGGCGCGGGTCCGCTGTGCGAAGAAGTCGACCGGTTGCCGGAGCGCTACCGCGTTCCCGTGCTGCTGTGCTTCTTTGAGGGGCTGACCCACACGGAAGCCGCGCGCCGAACCGGGCTACCGGTCGGCACAATCGCCGGTCGACTGTCACGGGCCAAAGCGCTACTCGCGCGCCGGTTGTCCCGGCGCGGTGGCGTGCTCGCAGCCGTGGCCCTTCCGGTCGTGTCGGGTACGTTCGTCGGCTCCACCGCCCAAGCTGCGATACTGTTCGCTACCGACCGCGCCATCGCGCCTCTCGTTTCCGGTTCCGTTCTTTCACTCGCCCGAGGAGCGACCCAACCCGTGATCTCGTCACTCAAACTGACCGCCGCGGCCGTAGCCGTGGCCTGCACCGTGTCTGCAAGCGTGTGGGCTTTCAACGCCTCGGCCCCCGTTTCCATACCAAACGAGGACACGCCCCGCGCAGCAGCGCCGACTGCGACGGAGCCACCGGCCCCGAAGTCGGACGCGCGCGTCGCCGGCGCGGTCCAACGGGCCAAGAGCGCGAACACGCTCAAGCAGATCCTTATCGCGATTCACAACTATGAGGCCGCCTACGGCGCATTGCCGCAGGACATCGTGGACAAGAACGGCAAGCCGCTACTGAGCTGGCGCGTCGCGATCCTGCCCTTTGTCGAGCACGAGAGACTCTACAAAGAATTCAACTTGGACGAACCGTGGGATTCGGCGGCCAACAAGAAGTTACTGGCACAGATGCCCAACCTGTTCCGCGTCGATGGCCAAGCGAAAGGCGAGATTAGAACCTACTACCGCGTGTTCTCCGGGCCGGGGGCCGCGTTCGAGCCGGGTGAAAAGATCGCCTTCGCCGGCGTCACGGACGGGCTATCGAACACGATCGGCGTGATCGAGGCCGGCCCGCCGAGTGAGTGGACCAAGCCCGGGGACATCGCTTACGATCCGAAGAAACCGTTCCCGAAGCTCGAAGGGCCGTTCAAGAACGTCGTCATGGCCGGCATGATGGACGGGTCGGTCGTGCCCTTCAAGCCGGACCTCGACGCTGCCGAGTTTCGCAAGTTCGTTGAACGGGCCGACGGCCAAGTCGTTAACATCGATAAAGCGAAAACGAACATCACCGCGCTCACGAAGGAAGACCTGAACGCGCTCGAGAAGGTTCTGAAGGAAGACGTCGAATTGGGCACGCGCTTCTCGAAACTTTTGGCCGAACGAACGAAACTACTGGAGCAGATCGCCAAGCGCCCCGCGCCCGAGCTGGATCTCGAAAAGTTTAGTGACGAACAAACCGCACTCCGGGCGCACATTGTCCGGCTCGAAGAACAAATCGAGATTCTCAAAAAGGCTCTTGAGAATAAGTAG
- a CDS encoding methyl-accepting chemotaxis protein — protein sequence MNWFRNRQTMTKLLIGFCTLSAIMAGMGYLAVSGMGTMQDNSETLYEKHLKGMHAIDETNTAIALAGRNVRMTILAQAPEERKKNADQTRQYLRNVRTSMDLSEKMLITPETKQKFAEIKPLASQWIERLDSANTLAETGRDKEALEVLKSSIVGANQLVAGMGTLTEAKFKVSQQSFESGTETYRSTRSTMIAVVIGGMVGGLALGYMIAQLITAPLTRCVTVLEGVAKGDLTQRAEIDTQDELGRMATALNTAIGSLVAAREAEKDQVEKDRQRAEREATEVRERTEREAAEVRARTEQELARAAELQRKMGAVTTSVTALAAGDFTREIPDLGTDEVGQMASALNKAVVSVRTALEGVREVSEQLADASSQLSAASDEISTGAQEQASSLEETASTLEEITATVRQNSDSAQQARQLASNSKDVAERGGRVVGNAVEAMSEINGASKKIADIITTIDEIAFQTNLLALNAAVEAARAGEQGRGFAVVASEVRNLAQRSATAAKEIKSLIEDSVKKVDAGTELVNQSGTTLGEIVTSVKRVTDLITEIAAAGKEQSTGIEQVNKAVTQMDTVTQKNASQTEEMSATAQTLTDQAAQLRDLVARFKLSESGRAVPRLAPRSKAPATKPRPAVAKALKNGHSNGNGRGHELDRLGSGDGDGFTEF from the coding sequence ATGAACTGGTTCCGCAACCGTCAAACGATGACCAAGTTGCTCATCGGGTTTTGTACCCTTTCAGCGATCATGGCGGGTATGGGGTACCTCGCGGTCTCCGGGATGGGGACCATGCAGGACAACTCTGAAACGCTGTACGAGAAGCACCTGAAGGGGATGCACGCGATCGACGAGACCAACACCGCCATCGCCCTCGCGGGGCGCAACGTGCGCATGACGATCTTGGCTCAGGCGCCCGAGGAGCGCAAGAAGAACGCGGACCAGACGCGCCAATACCTACGCAACGTGCGCACCAGTATGGATCTCTCGGAAAAAATGCTCATCACACCCGAAACCAAACAGAAGTTTGCGGAAATCAAGCCTTTGGCCTCACAGTGGATCGAGCGCCTCGATAGCGCGAACACGCTGGCCGAAACCGGGCGCGACAAGGAGGCTCTTGAGGTACTCAAGTCGTCGATCGTGGGTGCCAATCAGTTAGTCGCGGGTATGGGCACGCTGACCGAGGCCAAGTTCAAGGTGAGCCAGCAATCGTTCGAGTCCGGCACGGAAACGTATCGCTCGACCCGGAGCACGATGATCGCGGTGGTTATCGGGGGCATGGTGGGTGGACTGGCGCTGGGGTACATGATCGCCCAGCTCATCACCGCGCCGCTGACCCGGTGCGTCACCGTGCTCGAGGGTGTTGCGAAGGGAGATTTGACCCAGCGCGCCGAGATCGATACTCAGGACGAACTCGGGCGCATGGCCACGGCCCTGAATACGGCAATCGGATCGCTCGTCGCGGCCCGAGAAGCGGAGAAGGATCAGGTCGAGAAGGACCGCCAGCGCGCCGAGCGCGAGGCCACAGAGGTTCGGGAACGCACGGAGCGCGAGGCCGCGGAAGTACGGGCGCGCACCGAACAGGAGCTGGCCCGGGCCGCCGAGTTGCAGCGCAAAATGGGCGCGGTCACGACCTCGGTGACGGCCCTGGCCGCGGGCGACTTCACGCGGGAGATTCCGGACCTGGGAACCGACGAGGTCGGCCAGATGGCCTCGGCCCTGAACAAGGCCGTGGTTTCGGTACGGACGGCTTTGGAGGGCGTGCGCGAAGTGTCCGAGCAACTCGCCGATGCTTCGAGTCAACTGTCCGCGGCCAGTGACGAGATCTCGACTGGTGCGCAGGAGCAGGCGAGCAGCCTGGAAGAAACGGCCAGTACCCTCGAAGAGATCACCGCCACGGTTCGGCAAAACTCCGACAGCGCTCAGCAAGCCCGGCAGTTGGCGAGCAACTCGAAGGACGTGGCCGAGCGCGGGGGGCGCGTGGTGGGCAACGCGGTCGAGGCGATGAGCGAGATCAACGGGGCCTCGAAGAAGATTGCGGACATCATCACGACGATCGACGAGATCGCGTTCCAGACCAACCTGCTCGCCCTGAACGCCGCGGTCGAAGCGGCCCGGGCCGGCGAACAGGGCCGCGGGTTCGCCGTGGTCGCGTCCGAGGTCCGGAACCTCGCTCAGCGCTCCGCGACCGCGGCGAAGGAGATCAAGTCCTTGATCGAGGACTCGGTTAAGAAGGTCGACGCGGGGACTGAACTCGTCAACCAGTCGGGTACGACGCTCGGCGAGATCGTCACCTCGGTCAAGCGCGTGACGGATCTGATCACGGAGATCGCGGCCGCGGGTAAGGAGCAGTCCACGGGCATCGAGCAGGTCAACAAGGCCGTCACCCAGATGGACACCGTGACCCAGAAGAACGCCTCGCAAACCGAAGAGATGTCGGCGACGGCGCAAACGCTGACGGACCAGGCGGCGCAACTCCGCGACCTCGTTGCACGGTTCAAGCTCAGTGAGAGCGGGCGCGCGGTTCCGCGCCTCGCGCCCCGGAGCAAAGCCCCGGCGACCAAGCCCCGGCCCGCGGTCGCCAAGGCCCTCAAGAACGGGCACTCCAACGGCAATGGGCGCGGACACGAACTGGACCGCCTCGGGAGCGGAGACGGTGACGGGTTCACCGAGTTCTAG
- a CDS encoding DUF1559 domain-containing protein has translation MVSPKARSGRRAFTLIELLVVIAIIAILIGLLLPAVQKVREAAARMKCQNNLKQIGLALHSCHDANNAFPGGGFNYQPYGRQDSSVQNIAVSGSPPVWSNYASGGWAFQILPYLEQDNVYKATNLAIIEGTPVPVYACPSRRSNGTNANGIAQIDYYGNAFNSYATSAGQGVFRPYNFGRVNMVAVSDGTSNTIAVAEKNVCKATFGTGNDNVDRAGWSWGMDYGNAGNWDATTLTNNHNFAIQADLGTSTGCSEGTHGFGSSHTGVFNALYLDGSVKSVQFSVSTTTLQLLLNIADGYPLPSDAP, from the coding sequence ATGGTCTCTCCCAAGGCCCGTTCGGGTCGGCGCGCCTTTACGCTCATTGAGTTGCTGGTCGTGATTGCGATCATCGCCATTCTGATCGGGCTTCTATTGCCCGCGGTTCAGAAAGTGCGCGAGGCGGCCGCGCGCATGAAGTGTCAGAACAACCTCAAGCAAATTGGACTGGCCTTGCACTCTTGTCACGACGCGAACAATGCGTTTCCCGGGGGCGGGTTCAATTACCAACCCTACGGGCGGCAGGATTCGAGCGTCCAGAACATCGCTGTGTCGGGGTCGCCGCCCGTGTGGAGTAACTACGCCAGCGGTGGCTGGGCGTTCCAGATCCTCCCGTACCTCGAACAGGATAACGTCTACAAGGCGACCAATCTGGCGATCATCGAAGGAACACCGGTCCCGGTTTATGCCTGCCCCTCGCGGCGCAGTAACGGGACCAACGCCAACGGGATCGCCCAGATCGACTACTACGGCAACGCCTTCAACAGCTACGCCACCTCAGCCGGCCAGGGGGTGTTTCGGCCCTACAACTTCGGCCGCGTGAACATGGTCGCGGTGTCCGACGGGACGAGTAACACGATCGCGGTTGCCGAGAAGAACGTGTGCAAGGCGACCTTCGGGACCGGGAACGATAACGTGGACCGGGCCGGTTGGTCGTGGGGCATGGACTACGGCAACGCGGGAAACTGGGACGCGACCACGCTGACGAACAATCACAACTTCGCGATCCAGGCCGACCTGGGAACGAGCACCGGGTGCAGTGAGGGGACACACGGTTTCGGGTCGTCGCACACCGGCGTCTTCAACGCGCTCTACTTGGACGGGTCCGTGAAGAGTGTGCAGTTCTCCGTCAGCACGACCACGCTGCAACTTCTGCTGAACATTGCCGACGGGTACCCACTGCCGTCCGACGCGCCTTGA